The Paenibacillus sp. FSL W8-0426 region AAGTATTGGAGGCGTACGGCGTCTCTGAGCATGTCCTGATCGACCTGACGATGATTGGCGATTTCTCCTATTATACAGGCATGACGTTCGAAGGTTATGCTGCGGAGTTGGGCTCGCCGGTATGCAGCGGCGGACGTTACGACAATTTACTGCAGCAGTTCGGACGCTCGCTTCCGGCGACGGGGTTTGCGCTGAAAACGAACCGGATCATTGATGGCGTGCACGGCATCGCAGTGGATGAGAAGAAAGCGGTGCTGATCGAATACGGCACCGAGCACCGGGCACAGGCGTTGGCGGAAGCTGGAAGGCTCCGGGGATTCGGCCAAAATGTAGTTACCCGTTTGATCGAGTCTGGAAAGACGGGAACAAACGAAGCGGAACACGCTCAATACGAGCAAGTCATCACATATCCATCCGGGAAAGGAGCTCGTTGAGATGTCGGATATATTGAAGGTTGCGATGCCGAAGGGCCGAATCTACAAAAAAGCTTCCAAACTGTTCCGCGAAGCCGGACTGGATATTCCAGTGGATGTGGACGATACCCGCAAGCTTGTCATTGAAGTGCCGGAAGCGGGCATGGAATTCATCATGGCAAAACCGGTGGACGTGCCGACATACGTAGAGTACGGGGTAGCGGACATCGGCATCGTCGGCAAAGACGTATTGCTGGAGGAAAACCGGGACGTGTACGAACTGCTTAATCTGGGCATTGCACGTTGCCGCATGTCGGTTATCGGTCTTCCCGATTGGACCCCCGGCATCCAGCAGCGGGTAGCGACGAAGTATCCGCGAATTGCTTCCCGGTACTTCCTGGAACAGGGTCAGCAGGTCGAGGTCATCAAGCTGAACGGGTCCATTGAGCTGGCGCCGCTGATCGGACTTGCGGACCGCATCGTCGATTTGGTGGAAACCGGGCAAACGCTGCGCGAGAACGGGCTGGTCGAAATGAACGGCATCCTCGATATCACCAGCCGATTAATCGCCAACCGGGTAAGCTACCGCATGAAAAACGGACGCATCCAAGCACTGTGCGATGCACTGCAGAAGGTCATCCCTGCTTCTTCCGAAGCACCGGCTGAATTATCGCAGTAATCAGGAATCGAGAGAAGGAGGTTACGGGCATGAAAGTGGTATCTGCGCGTGAATTCAATCTGAAACGGGAAGTGGACTACGGCACCCCGGAGCAAAACGAAAAGGTACGGCGAATCGTCGGCGACATTCGCCGGGAGGGCGATGCGGCGCTGCTGCGGTACACCGAGCAGCTTGACCGCACCAGGCTGACGGCTGCGGACCTGCGGGTGCCGCAGGAGGAATTGCAGGCCGCTTACGCAGCCGTCGAGCCTTCTTTCGTGGAAGCGATCCGGCAGGCCGCTGCCAACATTCGCGCGTTTCATGAGAAGCAGAAACGCAATTCCTGGATGGACTGGCAGCCGGACGGCAGTCTGCTGGGCCAGGTGATACGCCCGTTGAAACGGGTGGGCGTATATGTCCCTGGTGGTAAAGCAGCGTATCCGTCCTCGGTGCTGATGAACGTGATTCCGGCACAGGTGGCCGGGGTGCCGGAAATCGTGTTGGTGACGCCGCCGGCCACGAACGGCGGCGAGGGCATCGACCCGTACATTCTCGTTGCCGCTGCGGAAGCAGGCGTTAACGAGATGTACCGGGTAGGCGGCGCGCAGGCGATCGCCGCGCTCGCTTACGGCACGGAGAGCATCGCCCCGGTCGACAAGATCTGTGGACCGGGCAACATCTACGTGGCGCTCGCGAAGCGTGAAGTGTACGGCGCGGTCGACATCGACAGCATCGCCGGGCCGAGCGAGATCGCGGTCCTGGCCGACGACACCGCGAACCCGGTGTACGTCGCCGCCGACCTGCTCTCGCAGGCGGAGCATGACGAGATGGCGTCGGCCATTCTCGTCACCACGTCGGCCCCGCTGGCGGAAGCCGTGCGGGCCGAGGTGCAGCGCCAGCTTGAGGCGCTGCCAAGGCAAGCGATCGCCGCTGCTTCGGTGGAGCAGTACGGCGCGATCATCGTGGTCGATTCGATCGATGAAGGCATCGACGTAGTGAACCGGCTCGCGCCGGAGCACCTGGAGATCATGGTGCAGGAGCCGATGGCCGTTGCCGGCCGGATCGAAAATGCCGGCGCGATGTTCCTCGGGCCGTACAGCTCCGAGCCGGTAGGCGATTATTTTGCCGGCCCGAACCATATCATTCCGACGAACGGCACGGCAAGGTTCAGTTCGCCGGTCGACGTGGACGATTTTATCAAGAAATCAAGTCTGATCTATTACAGCAAGGAGGCGCTGCTCCAAAACGGCGCTGCAATCATAGAATTGGCCCGGCACGAAGGGCTGGAAGGACACGCGCGCGCGATTGCCGTGCGTCTAGAACAGGAAGGAAAGGCGGAATCGGATCATGAGTAATCCAAACCAAGGGGTAGAAAACGCAAGCGCGGTTCGCCGCGCTCAAGTGGACCGCAAAACGAATGAAACAAACATTCAGCTTGCGTTTGCAGTAGACGGAACCGGGAAGGCGAACATCGAAACAGACGTACCTTTTCTGAACCATATGTTGGACCTGTTCACCAAGCACGGACAGTTCGACCTGGACGTTCAGGCTCGCGGGGATATCGAGATTGACGACCATCACACGGTCGAAGACATCGGCATTTGCCTCGGACAGACGCTGCGCGAGGCGCTCGGCGACAAACGCGGCATCAAGCGGTACGCGAACGTGTTCATTCCTATGGACGAGGCGCTCGCTCAAGTCGTCATCGACGTGAGCAACCGTCCTCACTTCGAATATCGCGCACAATACCCGTCCCAGCAGGTGGGCAGCTTCTCCACGGAGCTGGTGCATGAATTCCTGTGGAAGCTGGCGCTCGAAGCGCGCATTACGCTGCACGTCATCGTTCACTATGGACAGAATACGCACCACATGATCGAGGCAGTGTTCAAGGCGCTCGGCCGTGCGTTGGATGAGGCGACTTCCATCGATCCACGCGTAACGGGCGTTCCTTCCACGAAGGGAGTGCTGTAGGCGATGGCGATTGCGATTGTCGATTACGGTATGGGGAACCTGCACAGCGTCGGCAAAGCGGTCGAGCGCCTTGGCTACGAAGCGTTGATCACCGGGGATCGTGAGGCGATCCTGGGTGCTGACGGAGTGATTTTGCCGGGCGTAGGCGCGTTTGGCGATGCGATGGTGCATCTCCGTGAAAACAATCTGGATGCCGTCGTGAAAGAGGCTGCAGCCGGCCCGAAGCCGCTGCTGGGCATTTGTTTGGGCATGCAGCTGCTGTTCAGTTCCAGCGAGGAGCATGGTGAACATGAAGGACTGGATATACTGCCAGGCAAAGTTGTTCGGTTTGCCCCGGGCGAGCTGAAGGTGCCGCATATGGGTTGGAACCGTCTGGAGTTTCGCCAGCCTGAAAACCCGCTGTTTACGGGGCTGGAGGAAGGGCATGTTTATTTCGTCCATTCCTATTATGCCCAGCCTGAAGTGGCAAGCGACCTGCTTGCAGTGACGGATTACGGACATCCGGTTACGGCCATCGTCGGCAGAGGCTCGAACTTCGGTATGCAGTTCCATCCCGAGAAGAGCGGCGAACTCGGCATGCAATTGCTGCGCAATTTCCTCGCGCTCACGGGTGGGCCGAACGTTATCTCTCGTTAATAGCAGGAACACCACAAGGTACGGCGTTATCGCTGCCATGGTGCGGGCGCTGAGGAGAGCGG contains the following coding sequences:
- the hisH gene encoding imidazole glycerol phosphate synthase subunit HisH, producing MAIAIVDYGMGNLHSVGKAVERLGYEALITGDREAILGADGVILPGVGAFGDAMVHLRENNLDAVVKEAAAGPKPLLGICLGMQLLFSSSEEHGEHEGLDILPGKVVRFAPGELKVPHMGWNRLEFRQPENPLFTGLEEGHVYFVHSYYAQPEVASDLLAVTDYGHPVTAIVGRGSNFGMQFHPEKSGELGMQLLRNFLALTGGPNVISR
- the hisD gene encoding histidinol dehydrogenase, which gives rise to MKVVSAREFNLKREVDYGTPEQNEKVRRIVGDIRREGDAALLRYTEQLDRTRLTAADLRVPQEELQAAYAAVEPSFVEAIRQAAANIRAFHEKQKRNSWMDWQPDGSLLGQVIRPLKRVGVYVPGGKAAYPSSVLMNVIPAQVAGVPEIVLVTPPATNGGEGIDPYILVAAAEAGVNEMYRVGGAQAIAALAYGTESIAPVDKICGPGNIYVALAKREVYGAVDIDSIAGPSEIAVLADDTANPVYVAADLLSQAEHDEMASAILVTTSAPLAEAVRAEVQRQLEALPRQAIAAASVEQYGAIIVVDSIDEGIDVVNRLAPEHLEIMVQEPMAVAGRIENAGAMFLGPYSSEPVGDYFAGPNHIIPTNGTARFSSPVDVDDFIKKSSLIYYSKEALLQNGAAIIELARHEGLEGHARAIAVRLEQEGKAESDHE
- the hisG gene encoding ATP phosphoribosyltransferase; amino-acid sequence: MSDILKVAMPKGRIYKKASKLFREAGLDIPVDVDDTRKLVIEVPEAGMEFIMAKPVDVPTYVEYGVADIGIVGKDVLLEENRDVYELLNLGIARCRMSVIGLPDWTPGIQQRVATKYPRIASRYFLEQGQQVEVIKLNGSIELAPLIGLADRIVDLVETGQTLRENGLVEMNGILDITSRLIANRVSYRMKNGRIQALCDALQKVIPASSEAPAELSQ
- the hisB gene encoding imidazoleglycerol-phosphate dehydratase HisB, producing the protein MSNPNQGVENASAVRRAQVDRKTNETNIQLAFAVDGTGKANIETDVPFLNHMLDLFTKHGQFDLDVQARGDIEIDDHHTVEDIGICLGQTLREALGDKRGIKRYANVFIPMDEALAQVVIDVSNRPHFEYRAQYPSQQVGSFSTELVHEFLWKLALEARITLHVIVHYGQNTHHMIEAVFKALGRALDEATSIDPRVTGVPSTKGVL